Proteins from one Rhodohalobacter mucosus genomic window:
- a CDS encoding trans-sulfuration enzyme family protein, producing the protein MESKKTEYRAIETICAQADHPDKDPYGSHAMPLYQTSTFAFKDAESGRKFFAHEPGGATHSYSRLGNPTVEKAEQVIADLEGLDLEERTEGMLFGSGMAAITTAFLALASGKRILAQKALYGCTSQFLQEQAGKMNIRVQNVDPNTPDDIIQAFKKYKDIGLVYLESIANPTMRVCNLELISEIAHEHGALVMVDNTFATPYHIRPMSWGADLVAHSTTKYLNGHGTVVGGALAARKGFFEKHGIPVYRKNLGGISGPFDAWLTLMGIKTFPLRMKQHNLNGKAVADYLDRHPAVSRIWHTGLETHPDGEIIEKLMVNGYGAMIAFELKGGLDAGIQLMNRVELCTLAVSLGTVDSLIQHPASMTHSVVDPVIRGEAGITDGLVRLSVGIENASDIIADLNRALSSIKYQKSVASDPENQESRLASAE; encoded by the coding sequence ATGGAAAGTAAAAAAACAGAGTACAGGGCGATTGAAACGATTTGTGCGCAAGCAGATCATCCCGATAAAGACCCGTATGGTTCACATGCCATGCCTCTCTACCAGACATCAACTTTTGCATTCAAGGATGCAGAGTCGGGCAGAAAGTTTTTTGCACATGAGCCCGGTGGCGCTACACACAGTTATTCGCGGCTTGGCAATCCAACCGTTGAGAAAGCCGAGCAGGTGATCGCAGACCTGGAGGGATTGGATCTGGAAGAACGAACAGAAGGAATGCTGTTCGGTTCCGGAATGGCTGCCATTACCACAGCTTTCCTGGCCCTTGCATCAGGAAAACGAATTCTGGCCCAGAAGGCACTGTATGGCTGTACATCACAGTTTCTTCAGGAGCAGGCCGGGAAAATGAATATCCGGGTTCAAAATGTGGACCCTAATACACCTGACGACATCATACAGGCTTTTAAAAAGTATAAGGATATTGGTCTGGTTTATCTGGAGAGCATAGCCAATCCCACAATGAGGGTTTGCAACCTGGAATTGATTTCAGAGATTGCCCATGAACACGGAGCGTTGGTTATGGTGGATAACACCTTTGCCACTCCCTATCATATTCGTCCCATGAGCTGGGGTGCCGATCTGGTGGCTCATTCTACCACAAAATATCTGAATGGCCACGGAACCGTCGTTGGCGGAGCACTGGCGGCCAGAAAAGGATTTTTTGAGAAACATGGAATTCCTGTATACCGCAAGAACCTGGGTGGTATTTCAGGACCTTTTGACGCATGGCTCACGCTAATGGGGATTAAAACATTTCCGCTCAGAATGAAGCAGCATAACCTGAATGGTAAGGCGGTGGCTGACTATCTGGACCGCCATCCGGCCGTCAGCCGTATCTGGCATACCGGACTCGAAACACATCCCGACGGGGAAATTATCGAAAAGCTTATGGTTAACGGGTACGGTGCAATGATTGCTTTTGAGCTCAAAGGGGGTCTGGACGCCGGTATACAGCTTATGAACCGGGTTGAACTGTGTACGCTTGCCGTAAGTTTGGGAACGGTGGATTCACTGATTCAGCACCCGGCAAGTATGACACACTCTGTTGTTGACCCCGTAATCCGCGGAGAGGCGGGTATTACGGACGGCCTGGTGAGGCTTTCCGTGGGAATCGAAAATGCTTCCGATATCATTGCAGACCTGAACCGTGCATTGAGTTCAATAAAGTATCAAAAATCAGTTGCCTCTGACCCTGAAAACCAAGAATCACGGCTTGCCTCAGCAGAATAG
- a CDS encoding Lrp/AsnC family transcriptional regulator — protein MPVKLDETDKQILDLLQENGRMPNNELAKRIGLTTTPTLERVKRLEREGVIRGYTAWIDKESIGKGLTVFCSIKLSVHQLGKMEEFSKHIHSIPEILACYNITGEYDYLLHVVVKDTGEYERFLRTSLTRIPGVERIHTGIVLSVTKEQSKITVMKDGK, from the coding sequence ATGCCTGTTAAATTGGATGAAACGGATAAGCAGATACTCGATCTGCTGCAAGAGAACGGCAGAATGCCGAATAATGAGCTGGCAAAGCGCATTGGGCTTACAACCACACCTACGCTTGAACGGGTAAAACGGCTTGAACGAGAAGGGGTGATCAGGGGGTATACGGCCTGGATCGACAAGGAATCGATTGGAAAAGGCCTGACTGTATTCTGCTCCATCAAATTGTCTGTACATCAACTGGGAAAGATGGAGGAGTTTTCGAAACACATTCACAGCATCCCGGAAATCCTGGCTTGTTATAACATAACGGGTGAATATGATTACCTGCTGCACGTGGTGGTAAAGGATACCGGAGAGTATGAGCGTTTTCTGAGAACAAGCCTGACCCGAATTCCCGGTGTGGAAAGGATACACACAGGTATTGTATTGTCTGTGACTAAAGAGCAATCGAAAATAACGGTGATGAAAGATGGAAAGTAA